A window of Apodemus sylvaticus chromosome 9, mApoSyl1.1, whole genome shotgun sequence contains these coding sequences:
- the Fam168b gene encoding myelin-associated neurite-outgrowth inhibitor isoform X5: MYPGANPTFQTVLEIEPRVLHMLGYTPGTPYKVSCSPTSGAVPPYSSSPNPYQTAVYPVRSAYPQQSPYAQLSLFSPQQGTYYTQPLYAAPPHVIHHTTVVQPNGMPATVYPAPIPPPRGSGVTMGMVAGTTMAMSAGTLLTAHSPTPVAPHPVTVPTYRAPGTPTYSYVPPQW; this comes from the exons ATGTACCCTGGAGCAAATCCTACCTTCCAAACAG tgctggagattgaacccagggtcttgcacatgttag GCTACACTCCTGGCACACCTTACAAAGTGTCCTGTTCCCCAACCAGCGGAGCTGTGCCACCGTATTCCTCTTCCCCCAATCCTTACCAGACGGCTGTATACCCGGTGAGAAGTGCCTACCCCCAGCAGAGCCCGTACGCCCAG TTGTCTCTGTTTTCCCCACAGCAAGGCACGTACTATACACAGCCTCTGTATGCAGCGCCTCCTCACGTCATTCACCACACCACGGTGGTGCAGCCCAATGGCATGCCAGCAACGGTCTACCCtgctcccatccctcctcctagAGGCAGCGGGGTCACCATGGGCATGGTTGCTGGGACCACGATGGCCATGTCAGCAG GTACCCTGCTGACCGCTCATTCTCCAACTCCTGTAGCCCCTCACCCGGTCACTGTCCCCACATACCGAGCCCCAGGGACGCCCACGTACAGCTATGTGCCCCCTCAGTGGTGA